From a region of the Odontesthes bonariensis isolate fOdoBon6 chromosome 4, fOdoBon6.hap1, whole genome shotgun sequence genome:
- the LOC142378916 gene encoding uncharacterized protein LOC142378916 isoform X2: MPYSCIYPGCGLKRKLFHQESFHELPYRHNDQELLQQWMVVLNMDIATPVETLKKKRYRVCSRHFDKDDFIHPKTAKESKRVHRVRVQLRRNAIPRVGPPATDTVEELQKKNATCQRLPRQEEQTRSTQSENKENRVQADEDEEFNTSLSVGDGHYMVDLGSSSELIVDEECILELFKKCRKCNRQCTVRKNVTGLKLVVNQTCCFCQHHFRWTNLPDEDYDKDDSDSQINGQNVAMSPSSNTS; this comes from the exons ATGCCATACTCTTGTATCTATCCCGGCTGCGGACTAAAACGCAAACTGTTCCATCAAGAGAGCTTCCATGAGCTGCCGTATAGACACAATGACCAGGAACTTCTACAGCAGTGGATGGTTGTTCTGAATATGGACATCGCGACGCCGGTCGAGACGCTGAAGAAAAAGCGCTATCGTGTGTGTAGTCGACATTTCGATAAGGACGATTTCATTCATCCTAAAACTGCCAAGGAGTCTAAAAGGGTGCACCGAGTAAGAGTACAGCTAAGAAGAAATGCCATTCCACGAGTGGGGCCACCGGCAACAGACACAGTGGAG gagctccagaaaaagaacgcCACTTGTCAAAGATTACCACGCCAAGAAGAGCAGACGAGATCAACGCAgtcagaaaacaaagaaaatagag ttcaagcaGATGAGGATGAAGAATTCAACACCTCACTGAGCGTGGGTGATGGACACTACATGGTGGATTTAGGAAG CTCCTCGGAGTTGATCGTCGATGAAGAGTGCATCCTGGAGCTCTTCAAGAAATGCCGGAAATGCAACCGACAGTGCACAGTCAGAAAAAATGTCACAGGACTAAAGCTCGTCGTTAATCAGACGTGCTGCTTCTGTCAGCATCACTTTCGATGGACCAACCTGCCAGACGAGGACTATGACAAAGACGATAGTGACTCCCAGATCAACGGGCAGAATGTGGCGATGTCGCCAAGCAGCAATACAAGTTGA
- the LOC142379150 gene encoding centrosomal protein of 95 kDa-like gives MSLEQEYREAILGEVSLVARRSPVKTKTQHRTHQSTHTTGGQRHQEPTRKVAPMKVKENELLPMLREELPHLHISPHALGRMWEQQMQHVDRLHALSSSHSRPRSKLSSQVEEAQRKYDLLVELVHKDQDHSRRLSDFKDRIQQQKSLQNKLREQRQQVARAKKYHSEYHVQHRARLMRARTKEERMFRQLFDEGLELQKMWLREQRAYAKEQRLVHQRQHQDQIESLENYYKDQFSLLAEKLAQEREEIQVRKKAQEKALVKMKRELRSRMEHEIGELQRVIVQNDEDDHFQDLEVQRLRSRVHMASFQYNTSYLH, from the exons ATGTCCCTG GAGCAAGAGTACAGAGAGGCCATTCTAGGGGAGGTTTCCCTAGTGGCGAGGCGGTCGCCAGTCAAAACAAAGACTCAGCACAGGacacatcagagcacacacACGACAGGAGGACAGAGACACCAGGAACCCACCAGGAAAGTTGCACCAA tGAAAGTGAAGGAGAATGAGCTCCTCCCTATGCTCCGGGAGGAGTTGCCTCACCTTCACATCTCCCCTCATGCCCTTGGTCGGATGTGGGAACAGCAAATGCAGCATGTGGACAGACTCCATGCACTGTCGTCCTCTCACAGTCGGCCTCGTAGCAAACTCTCCAGTCAG GTGGAAGAAGCCCAGAGGAAATACGACCTGCTGGTGGAGCTCGTCCATAAAGATCAGGACCACAGCAGACGCCTG AGCGATTTTAAGGATCGAATCCAGCAGCAGAAGTCGCTACAGAACAAGCTGAGGGAACAGAGGCAGCAGGTCGCCCGCGCCAAGAAGTATCACAGCGAGTACCATGTTCAGCACCGCGCCCGCCTGATGAGGGCTCGCACTAAGGAGGAGAGG ATGTTTCGGCAGCTATTTGATGAAGGTTTGGAGTTACAGAAGATGTGGTTAAGAGAACAGAGGGCTTATGCCAAGGAGCAGCGACTGGTGCATCAGAGACAACACCAGGATCAGATCGAGTCCTTGGAGAACTACTACAAAGACCAA ttTTCACTACTAGCAGAAAAACTTGCACAGGAGCGGGAAGAGATCCAGGTTCGGAAAAAGgctcaagaaaaa GCTCTGGTAAAGATGAAGCGAGAGCTGCGTTCCCGGATGGAGCATGAGATCGGTGAACTGCAGAGAGTCATCGTCCAGAACGATGAAGACGACCATTTCCAGGATCTGGAGGTCCAGAGGCTGCGCAGTCGGGTCCACATGGCTTCCTTCCAGTACAACACCAGCTATCTGCACTGA